Genomic segment of Desulfolucanica intricata:
TTAGTTACTTCTTCACTGGGTACAGGCTTTACCACAACCCGATCACCTAAAGGTCTGATCATATAAAACCCTCCTTTTTTATAGCTACTTTTTTGTTAGCACTCACTTATTATGAGTGCTAGTATTTACCCAAGTAATATAATATAGAATTCGAAAATCAAAAGCAAATTAATATTCGGACCAATACTACCCATTTCCGCCTACTATCATAAAATATTACTAATTTACTTTTATTTTCTCGTTCTATATTAAAATTACATGGTATTATGAAATTAACATTCTCATCTAAAACACATTTTTTCCATTTACAGAAAAATTTATACAATCTTTCCATTAATTTTTTATTTTTAACCACTGTTGTCGGACGACTCTTTTTAAGATACAATACTACCAAATTAAATTCTTTCCTATATGGAGGCGTTTATGAATGCCTGATAAAAAAACGACCAGACTACCAATAATCAAAATAAACGGTAACATATCTCAAAATGATCCGGATTTAGTGGTCCGGGAAACCCCACTAACTATATTCTTAAACGGTGCCGAATTCGTAACACTGGTATGCTCCCCGGCCAATCTTTACGAATTGGCTTTAGGATTTTTATGTTCCGAGGGTATCTTACAGCATAAAAAGGATCTAAAAAAAGTTGCACTGGAAGAAGAAAAAGGTATTATCCAAATTGAGACAGCCAAACCGGTAATAGAAGAAGAATACTTTATGCGCCGCTATATTACTTCCTGCTGTGGTAAAGGGCGCTCATCTTTTTATTTCATCAATGATGCCCGTGGTACCAAAACGGTTACCGGTAATATTAGCATCAGCATTAAAGAAATAAAGAACTTAATTATGGAATTGGAAACCCGGGCCAAAATTTTTCAAACAACCGGTGGGACCCACGGGGCAGGACTTTGCACCCCTAAAGAAATGCTCCTGTTTTTTGAGGATATCGGGCGCCATAACGCAGTAGACAAGCTTTTTGGCCGGTCCTTTTTAGACGAATTACAACTGGAAGATAAAATTATAGTTTTCAGTGGACGTGTATCTTCAGAGATACTAATTAAGGTGGCTAAGATAGGTATACCTATAATCATATCCCGCTCGGCTCCCACAGACCTTGCTGTAAAAATAGCCACCGAACTGGGCATTACCGTAATAGGCTTTGCCCGTGGTGACCGCATGAATATATATACACACACTAACCGGGTTAAAATATAACAGGAAAATTATTTAACAATAAATTTTATAGAGGTAGCTGAAAACCATTATTTTAAAAACTACAATTTAGGAGAATAAATGAAAAGTAACCTTTACAAAAAGTATGAAAAACTAAAAAATGATTACGAAAAAAAAGTTGTTAAAAAGAAGAAACAAAGTGATTTCCTGGTTTTTTTAAGATCCCTGATTTTCCTGTCTATAGTGGGATTTTTGCTGGCATATACATTCTTCCTGGCAAATCCGATTTACCTTTTTTTAAGCGGAATATTAATTGTTGTCTTCTTCCTGCTGATCGTTAAACACAACCGAATTAAAGAGTCCGTTAAATATTTGGAGAAATTATGTCAGATCAACGATACTGCTCTGCAGCGCCTTTCCGGAAAATGGGCAAACTTCTCCAATACGGGTAACCGTTTTCTTAACCCTGAACACCCGTATTCATCGGATTTAAACATTTTTGGACAGGGGTCGCTGTTTCAATATATTAATGCTGCCACTTTTTATATAGGTGAAGAAAAGTTAGCTAAGCTTTTGAGTTCTTCAGATGACTTAGACCAAATACATCAAAGACAGCAAGCGGTGGCAGAACTTAAACCCCGTCTGAACTGGCGTCAGCATTTTCAAGCACTAGGAATGCTCGATGATTTAAAACAAATAAAGAACACTGAAAAACTGTTAACATGGGCAGAAAGTAAGCCGTTGTTGATAAACAATAAATATTTATCTTTGATCCGGTTTTTTCCTTTTATTACTTTTGGTTTAGTTGTGTTGGGGTTATTTCATCTTACTCCCCTCTACCTTTGGATTTTACCTTTAGCAATTCAAATTATTATTGTGGCTTTCACAGAAAAAACCGTTCACCAGGCCTTTAGTGAAACCGGAAAAACAGTTAAAGAAATAAAACGTTATTCTGCTCTTCTAAACTGCATTGAACCGGAGAACTTTGAAGCTCCGCTACTGGTTAAGTTAAAAGATAAGCTTGTGGCAGACGGCTATACACCATCCCAGCAAATAAAAAACCTTTTCAAAATAGCCGAACGCATGGCTCTCAGGTATTCCAGCCTTCATATCATTATTAACATAAGTACCTTATGGGACTTACATACTTTGATTAAATTAGAAAGCTGGAAAAATAAATCAGGTCAGAAACTTAGAACCTGGTTGAGTGTTATTGGTGAATTTGAAGCTTTGTCCAGCCTGGCCGGCCTTGCCCACGACCATCCGGATTGGGCATTTCCTGAAATCACTAAATCGTCACCAACATTTAGTGCCAGTTCCCTCGGACACCCGCTGATTAAAGATGAAACTCGCGTCTGTAATAATATATCTCTACCCGGTCCCGGAACTATTTTGCTAATTACTGGTTCTAACATGTCCGGCAAAAGTACTTTTCTAAGAACTATAGGCATCAACCTTGTTCTTGCCTATGCCGGAGCTCCTGTGTGCGCGAAGAAGCTGTGCTGCTCACTGATGGATATTTATAGCAGTATGCAGGTTAGCGACAACCTGGAGCAAAACGTTTCCACGTTTTACGCTGAGCTAAAGAGAATCAAGTTAATTGTAGACGCTGCTAAAACCGGAAAGCCGATTATTTTCTTAATAGATGAAATCTTTAATGGAACTAATTCAAAAGATAGAATTTTAGGTGCCCAAGCGGTAATAAAGAATTTAAACAAATTAAACACCATTGGCCTGGTATCCACTCACGATTTAGAACTTAGCCGGTTGGAAACAGAGAGTCCTTTAATCAAAAATTACCATTTTAGGGATGAGATAACCGGCGAAAGAATCAATTTTGATTATCGTCTAAGGCCCGGAGTTTCACAATCCACCAATGCCATGGCCCTAATGAAAATAATTGGACTCCTGGAAACTGAATAATTGTCAAAAAACACCAAAAAGAGAGAACCGGTGAAATTAAGAATCCACAGTTCTCTCTATTCTTTAATTAATCCTGTTCCCACATAATTTTTCCACAGTCCCTTAAATCGTAGCCTCCCAAGGAATAAACCTCTTCTTGAAAGGCAGATAATTTAATAACTTTAAGTAATCTTTGGATATATGGGGTGTCCCAGTATTCTTTCGGTATACAGAGGTCATAGCGCTCTTCTACTACACTGATAAACTCCAGTCCCAGTGCTTTAGCAGCGGCCCGTATTCCAAGACCCGCATCCGCTGACCCACCGGCTACCGCAGCAGCCACTGCCATGTGAGTATATTCCTCCCGGTCATAACCTTCAATTTGATCGGGGGCAATTCCTAATTCTTTGAGTTTGTAATCCAAGAGCACCCGAGTTCCGGCTCCACGCTGGCGGTTAATGAAGCTGACCCCTTCTTTGGTCAAGTCTTTGAGACCGTTAATCCCTTTGGGATTACCCGGTGCCAACATTAGTCCCTGTTCCCTGTAAACCAGGTTCACCAGTACCACCGGCTTACCGGGCAGCAAACGTTTTATGTAGGACACATTATAATCCCCTGTTTCTTCATCTAATAGGTGTGTTCCGGCACAATGCGCCTCTCCCCGCTTCAGGGCAGTAAGCCCTCCCAGGCTGCCTACGTGGGCAGAAGATAATGTGGCCTCGGGGAAGTTTTGACGAAGGTAATTAGCCAGCACGTCCAGTGCAATATCATGGCTGCCGATAACTACCGTAGTTTCCAACACCTCATCCAGTGACCGCTGCAGTTCTACCTCAACCGTTTCAGCAACGTTAAATCCCTCACTGGCCCGCGGTACGGTCAACATCCCATCGGCCCGTACCATTGACATAATCACTCCGGCCCCGCGGGAAATCGGGGTAGCAATGATTTTATCACCCACCCGGCCAAGTTTAACCCGAATAAATTCCTCCATCCCCAGGGGAGAAACTATTTTGCGGGATACAATAGCGTTAGTCTTGGGTACAATCGGTGGAAGAGAACCCAGTTTTTTATAAATAACCGGCTTGACAAATAAATCCATACAAAGCATGGCAGATA
This window contains:
- the fdhD gene encoding formate dehydrogenase accessory sulfurtransferase FdhD; protein product: MPDKKTTRLPIIKINGNISQNDPDLVVRETPLTIFLNGAEFVTLVCSPANLYELALGFLCSEGILQHKKDLKKVALEEEKGIIQIETAKPVIEEEYFMRRYITSCCGKGRSSFYFINDARGTKTVTGNISISIKEIKNLIMELETRAKIFQTTGGTHGAGLCTPKEMLLFFEDIGRHNAVDKLFGRSFLDELQLEDKIIVFSGRVSSEILIKVAKIGIPIIISRSAPTDLAVKIATELGITVIGFARGDRMNIYTHTNRVKI
- a CDS encoding molybdopterin biosynthesis protein; protein product: MKRNVYLNNQPREEALENFMRFLEEEGALKPGEPEMIPVEDALDRVTAAPIYARISSPHYHASAMDGVAVPAVKTFGASETSPKQLRADEDFIVVDTGDPIPANCDAVIMIEDVHYISNDVIEITSAASPWQHVRLIGEDVVATEMILPANHRLRPADIGAVLAGGVNEIAVHPRPKVALMPTGSELVQPGSDLKPGDIIEYNTRVFGAMVRQWGGIPLRREITVDDYELLKETMLKAVDDADILLINAGSSAGREDFTGSLISDLGVILTHGVAIKPGKPVILGAIRGKPVIGVPGYPVSAMLCMDLFVKPVIYKKLGSLPPIVPKTNAIVSRKIVSPLGMEEFIRVKLGRVGDKIIATPISRGAGVIMSMVRADGMLTVPRASEGFNVAETVEVELQRSLDEVLETTVVIGSHDIALDVLANYLRQNFPEATLSSAHVGSLGGLTALKRGEAHCAGTHLLDEETGDYNVSYIKRLLPGKPVVLVNLVYREQGLMLAPGNPKGINGLKDLTKEGVSFINRQRGAGTRVLLDYKLKELGIAPDQIEGYDREEYTHMAVAAAVAGGSADAGLGIRAAAKALGLEFISVVEERYDLCIPKEYWDTPYIQRLLKVIKLSAFQEEVYSLGGYDLRDCGKIMWEQD
- a CDS encoding MutS-related protein; translated protein: MKSNLYKKYEKLKNDYEKKVVKKKKQSDFLVFLRSLIFLSIVGFLLAYTFFLANPIYLFLSGILIVVFFLLIVKHNRIKESVKYLEKLCQINDTALQRLSGKWANFSNTGNRFLNPEHPYSSDLNIFGQGSLFQYINAATFYIGEEKLAKLLSSSDDLDQIHQRQQAVAELKPRLNWRQHFQALGMLDDLKQIKNTEKLLTWAESKPLLINNKYLSLIRFFPFITFGLVVLGLFHLTPLYLWILPLAIQIIIVAFTEKTVHQAFSETGKTVKEIKRYSALLNCIEPENFEAPLLVKLKDKLVADGYTPSQQIKNLFKIAERMALRYSSLHIIINISTLWDLHTLIKLESWKNKSGQKLRTWLSVIGEFEALSSLAGLAHDHPDWAFPEITKSSPTFSASSLGHPLIKDETRVCNNISLPGPGTILLITGSNMSGKSTFLRTIGINLVLAYAGAPVCAKKLCCSLMDIYSSMQVSDNLEQNVSTFYAELKRIKLIVDAAKTGKPIIFLIDEIFNGTNSKDRILGAQAVIKNLNKLNTIGLVSTHDLELSRLETESPLIKNYHFRDEITGERINFDYRLRPGVSQSTNAMALMKIIGLLETE